From the genome of Oryza glaberrima chromosome 1, OglaRS2, whole genome shotgun sequence:
TTCAGAATGCTTTTTTTTGTGCTGGATTATAATACATTCCGATTGTGGCTTGTTTGACGTATTTTTGTTTGCATCTTTGAGTAAAGGCATTCTATTAAATACGTTTCAATTTGTTCGTATCTTTCAGTTTGCAAAATGTTGTTCCTTAGTATTTATGCCAATGGCATTATTTTTCTTCTGAACTTTGTTTCATTTTGACCCTTTCTCTGTTTTGGTAATATTGCAGAACAGTAAGGATAATGGCAATCCCATAAGAGTTATCCGAGGACATATATCAAAGAATAGCTACACTGGGAAGGTCTACACCTATGATGGGCTGTACAAGGTAGTATCTTTTCTTAATCTCTTCAAATATCATGTTACTTTTTtcgataatggaagctttattaaaaCTCAGTTAAATACACCAAGATGATACATTTCAACTGAGCCCACTACCAGCCTCTGCATAGGATGCACACAGCCAGACACAAAGAAAGACCTATCTAGACCCCCTTCACGAAACAGAGATATTAGTGGCAATCAATCCGTAGACTAGATCGTGCCTCGGTAAAAACCTCCCGTGCCACCTGGTCCAAATGTCGCGATACCACCACAATAGTATCCCGAAGACCTGGTTTGTGGATGATAGCCTAGGTACAAAGCCACCGGGTGACTAAAGTAATATCATGTTACTAGCTAAAGGCCTGTGCATTGCAATGGATATTATAAGAgataaaagcaaaagcaaaaaaaaacatgtttatagCATTGTTAGTTGATTAGGCATATAATGTCATCTCTAAAGGCAGCCATACTGAAATATACTGCTAGATCACCTCTTTTCATCCTCTTCATCTATTTCTACAAGCCATATGGTTGGATAATACAAGATAGGACGCTTATAGTTCATCAGTGAGTGGCAAGTAATTTGAAGGTTTTGTTTGTAACCCCTTACAATTTCTAGATTAGCAATTCCAGGGCCATTCATGTGTTGTGAGGACCTTATGCTTatagccccacatgtcagtttgtGGTGTTGGAGGCAGACTTGGACACCACCAGTAGCATCATTTATAGGAGTATAGATGTTCTAGATAAGTTCATACAAATGTGTTGCTGACTGTTGCATGCTTGGATATCTGCCAAACTACCTGTCTAAACAGTTGCTTGCCTTTTATTATGCCTGACGGTGTCCCATTTGCTAATACAGAGATAGAAATGAATTTCCTGAAACACACTATTTACACTGCCTCCGGTGATTATTTCTTCAACCCTGTATTGCAAATATGCTAAAGAATACATTCAATTAACTAAATCCTTATCCAAAGATAGTCTATTGGGGAcacaataaaaatagttttgcCAATACCTCTTCTTTTCCATTTCTTCATCCCTGACGTTCATATTTTCCAATGTTCCATAGGTTGTAGATGACTGGGTGCAGAATGGAGTACAAGGGCACGttgttttcaaatataaattaaaGCGGCTTGAGGGACAGCCATCACTGACAACTTCTGAGGTATGCTTGAGCTTGGttaaagctatttttttttgagtaaatttcacaaaactacatatattttgatcaaattatcacaaaactacagatttaaagtgatgtatcacaaaactacagatttagcactaaatttatcgcaaaactacagatttaaggtggagtatcgcaaaactacaaatttaataacaaaattatcacaaaactacagattttagagtttaaatccttagcactagtgttatgtttgagttataaacGTGTaggttttgtgattaaattatcactaaacctgtagttttgtgataattttattactaaatctgtagttttacgatattctaccttaaatttgtagtttcgtgagaaatttagtgttaaatctgtagttttgtgatatatcaccctaaatctgtagttttgtgataatttagtcaaagtatctgtagttttgtgaaatttacacttttttttttacgggaaAAGGCTAAATATTTAAAACACTCAGTTTCAGCAGTATCCTTTCTTTCTTAAGTCTGCTTGCACTGATGTACTTCTTTGAAAATAATAGTCACTTGGCTGCATTTTATCTGTTGATGAATAGCTGAACTGAATGAATAAATATAATGTTGATTGTCCAggtatttgaaatttgaatgtgtaaccccaaaaaaaaatttaggacatgaatatatactaatatatatagaGATATTACAAAAGATTGGCATTTATTAACAAGTTTGGTTACTTTTTTCACCGCTGGTGCCCCATAACATATCTACATGTGCAGGTCCGATTTACTCGTGCTGAAGCTCCCACCACGATTTCGGAATTACCTGGGTATATGATCGAAGCTCTAAAATTTTATACATTGTCCTTGAATAATTTCAAGGCATCTCAAGCTGCCTAAGCTAGCTGTTGTTGTACTGTGAGCTGTGCATGTTTTGTTGTACACAGATAGATTTCTATGTTTGGTCATGCTTTGTTTATAGTGTGCCATTCTTAGTGACGCTGATATCATGTTGTATGACCTGTGCCTTGCTACTTTCTAGGTTGGTTTGTGATGACATATCTGGTGGGCAGGAGAATCTTCCTATTCCTGCTACTAATTTGGTTGATGACCCACCTGTTCCTCCAACTGGTATGTTTCATATTTGTGTTTTGGCTATACATATTTTGGTTTTACATTAGCTCTTTATGTTTTTTCCCTTAACCAGATTACTTGGCATCTTAGCATAGTATAATATACTGATTTGGGATTCTTTATTAAATTCTGATTTCAGTATGATGCATGGTTGAAATATTATTGTAAGACCCACCAAGTGTTTAATCaaatgtttttcctatttccaAGTATTCTATATTTTTATTAGCAACTATAGATAATACTTCATCATCATTTTTTTGTATGACATGATCTGCATATTCGGTTGTCAAAATTCTAAATATTGAGAATTATTGAGTTTATTTACTTTATGTTTACCCTTGAAAATGGCTGTAGGTTTTGTGTACTCCAAATCTCTAAAAATTCCAAAGGGCATCAAGATTCCATCTTATTGTAATGGCTGTGACTGTGAAGGAGATTGTGCAAACAACAAAAACTGCTCATGCGCGCAGCGCAATGGTTCTGATTTACCTTATGTATCACACAAGAACATTGGCAGGTAGACTGCATTTCCAAATTCCTTCGTTAATGTCTATAATATTTCATACAAGCTATTCAATCATAGTGGTCCCCATTTATAAGCATTTCAGGTTTAAAAATTTGtacacaaatataagcattccTAGAGTACCTACTTATCCCACCGATTACTAATCGTTCAAATGTTTTCCTATCTTATCCTCAACCAACCTCCCACTCCCAACCACCCATTTTTCATGAGGCCCAATAGTAATTTCTCCTCAACCTTGATCTTTGCTGAACAacctagaaatacttatatttaggAATAGGCGCAATGGTTTGTTATCATGATGAAAATCATGTATCTCCGTACACATTCATAAGAGAGCAAGCATATTCATTTTGCTAGCTGATCATTAGTGGTCAATCTTTAGGTTGGTGGAGCCCAAAGCTATTGTATTTGAATGTGGTGCTAATTGCAGCTGCAACAACAACTGTGTAAATAGAACATCTCAGAAAGGTCTGCAGTATCGCTTGGAGGTTGGTTTCTTTTTGCTTCATCTTGTTATTGTCACATTTCATTCCTTGTTACTTAGAACTCGTGTGGGTTATTCTGTTGAGTTAAAATTTATGTGCAAAGTTGTGAACTGTAAACTATTACCTCTGTTCCAGAATATAcaaagttttagagttggacacgattattaagaaaaataggtagaattaaatagggagaggttgtgattggttgagtagtggaggtaggtggaaaaagtgaatggtggaggattgtgattgattgatatgggaatgttggtggagaagttgttatattttagcaCAAATCCTGAGTGCTaaaagtagttatattttgggacggagggagtaagttttaGACAACAATGGGTTTTGAGGCATACTGTACTTCTATCTATGCTGTCATTTTATTTAATCTGCTaatatagcaaaaaaaaatttcgaaGGAGTAAAATACATCAATGGTCCTTAAAtttgtacttcctctgttccaaaatgTTGCTACCTAGGATGAGATTTGACCCGCAATATTTTTGGGAAGGAGGTAgtaagaagtttttttttgagcAAATTTTAGCAAACGTCACGTTTTATGGTTGAAGTTGCATAAAACCCCAGGCATTATGACCAATGGCACATAGGCCCAGCTATTGTGGTTCTAAAGTATTTAGTTAAAATTTCAAAACGTAGAATGTATATGAAACTTTTAGTTATTGATTTCTTAATTAAGGTTGTCGGTTTACTCTTCGCtactttgaaaaatattattttagataTGTTGAAATCAATTGAAATTAGAATAAAGGTGGGGTTTTATGAAACTTTTACACCATAAAACCTGTGGTTATTTGCCACAAGTCATAATACCCGTGGTTTTCTGAAACTTTGACCATAAAACATGGGGTTTAtgaaatttaactttttttttcttcatcatgTTATTGTCACATTTATTCCTTGTTGCTTACTCTGAACTCGTGTGGGTTGTCCTATTTAGTTAAAGTTTGTGTGCAAAGTTGTGAACTATAAACTCAATTTTGGACGAGAATGGGTTTTGAGGCATTCTGTACTTCTATCTATGTTAATTACATGAAATTTGGTTTATTCTGCTGACACAACTCAAAAGTATTTTTGGAGGAATAAAATACACCAATGGTCCTTGAACTTGTAAGGTGTGACTTACTGTAGGTCCATGGACTTGTTAAAGCATGCCATACTATCTGAACTTCTCCCGGTGTTGACGTGGCAGCAGATATGGACCCAGATGTGTCTGCCATCTGTATCCTCGAtcctctctcatctctctcctttctccctcATCGATCATCTCTCTCAtcctttctctcccctccctcatCCTCCATCATCTCCCTCGTTCTTAATTTCTTCTGTTTTCTCTGCCACATCACATGCATAGTCTTCCATATCAAGAACCAGATCACGGTCTGAAGGGGTATTGAACTGTTTCGGACCTAGATTACATACTTTTAACACGTTTAGGGGCTTGGATCTGTATTTTGCAACGTCTAGATGACACAtgcttacaagtttaaggacttCCAGTGCACTTTGCTCTTTGTGAAACATAACTCATGTTGTTTCAGTTTCATCCTTTTGATTATCTGATTCCTCTACGTTGATTTCTCTGACTTGTATACCATCAGTATTCTCCCTCTACTGAACACCACATTTCTTTAGTATTTTTAGTTCTTGTTGAGTTATATATGTGTCTGTGTCAGGGCCCTTCAGGCccatatgtacatgtatatagcaGAGTTAGAGAAATGGAAAAATGAGTGAAGCTTCCAGAGAATAGAAAATCTTCAGTTCTCACTCCATGCAGCCACTGCATTTTTAACTAATATTACTTCCTCTGGTCAcacaaatatgttattttggaTATCTTTCAAGTCAAACTTTAGACATTAGCATCTTTTTTAACTATTTAGATTAGATTCTTGAAAgtcatatatgtaaaattgtCTCAAAAATCACTTCCGTACTATTATTGTTTTGCTGGAGTTTTCTTATATATTGCATTAGATAGAGATCAAAGTTGTATGTTGGGGACCATGTTGATGTAAAAAATCAACACGTTTTCAAGACAGGAGGGAGTATAACTGTCGATAGGCTGGGTCAACTCGCAACAAGATCCTAATGTTCTGTTAGAAGCGGATTGATTCTCTTGTTAGCATTTCCTATCTTGCTGCATGTTGTTTAGCAAGCTTTACTTCTGTATTCAGGTATTTAAGACAGCTTCAAAAGGCTGGGGTGTCAGGACTTGGGATACTATCCTCCCTGGGGCTCCCATCTGTGAGTACACTGGTGTGCTGAGGAGGACTGAAGAAGTAGATGGTTTGCTGCAGAACAATTACATATTTGATATTGATTGTCTTCAAACTATGAAGGGTCTGGATGGAAGAGAGGTACTTATTTTCTCTTTCCTCAGTACTCAATGTTGAACCAATCGTTCAATTGCAATCTATCATCCCTTGCTGCCATGTGTGACATCCTTAATGTCACTGTTCGGTGCTCAACTTTTGCTCCTTTGCAAAGTGAAGTACTGTAAATACTTTTGTTTTCATTCATGTTGAGATATCAATAAATGCTGCTTTGCACAATTTCCTGACTACCAGCTACCTTTATTTCTGCAGAAAAGGGCTGGCTCTGACATGCATCTGCCGTCTCTTCATGCGGAGAATGATTCAGATCCACCTGCACCAGAGTATTGCATTGATGCTGGCTCTATTGGCAACTTTGCAAGGTTTATAAACCACAGCTGCGAGCCTAACCTTTTTGTCCAGTGTGTCTTGAGCTCCCATAATGATGTTAAGCTGGCAAAGGTGACGCTCTTTGCTGCTGACACTATACTTCCTCTTCAGGTCAGCTTATTTCAGCTCCTTATGGTTTCTGCAGTTACAGCTATTTATATGTTTTGTCCTGACCAGTGACCACCATTGCATTGCAGGAGCTTTCATATGATTATGGCTATGTCTTGGACAGTGTTGTTGGGCCTGATGGAAATATTGTCAAGCTGCCTTGCTTCTGTGGTGCACCGTACTGCCGGAAGCGACTTTATTAGATCTGCACCTGTTTGCATCTATTTGGAATATGAACCACTCTAAACTataatatatagtagtatatgtaTTCAGTGCCAGGCGTGTAAATGGCATGCTGGAAACACTATGATATTTTGCAGAAGATGAGCATTCTGATTTTTTTGTAGAGGTCATGTTGGAGATGCTATGATATTTAGCAAAAGAATAGCATTCTATTTTTGTGTAGAGAACATGCTATGATATCTTATAAACAATTAACCTATATATCTAAGTGCTGATTTAACCCTCATGGCCATTTACTTGTTCTTCTTCCTGCTCCATGCTTGTGATGTTCATGCGACAATGTGTTTCTTCCTGGACATATTTATGTTCTTGTTCGAATCGGTACAATGCAATTGTTGATGTAAGTTGCATCCGGTGCATTTCCTGCGTACCTTAAATTTCTTGATATCGCAATGAGCATCTTGGATTTGTATTGTATTTGGTCTCTGCCGTGTTGCTGCTTGCTTCATTTGCAATGCCAATGCCCAATACTAGCAGAGCTGGAAATGCTCAAGAAGAAAATGGTAAGAAGTAAAGATTCAAGAACATTGCTGGTTGCTGCTATACATTGTCAGCCTGTCATGTGCAATGCTATTTATGTCCTATTGATTGACATGGTTAGTGGTATGACATGATTATTTGGCCTAATGAACATGCTTGTTATGAGACGACATTAGCTGTACTAGATTAACTTCTTGCTAATTTTCTTTGCCGTAGTTATGATTCGCCAGTAGAATTACACTGATTTTCTATGGCCTCTTAGTTGGATGAGATAAAAAGAGATGAGTATGATGAGATTAATTTCTTGCCTGTTTCCGCTGGATGCCAAAATTGCAAGCTTTGATTCCCGATTTAATGGCGGCGATGGCCGCAGATAAATCCCAGCTTGGTGGAtccctctcgatcgatcgagttccgggaggcagcagcagcagcagcaatgtcGGGCGCCGCCAacgcgacctcgccggcggcgggcgccggcaCGCCGCGGTCGCGGCTGCCGCGGTGGACGCGGCACGAGACGCTGGTGCTGCTCCAGGCGAGGCGCGCCATGGAGCACCGCGGGCGGCGGTCGCCGCAGCCGGTGAGGCTCAAGTGGGCGGCGGTGTCGGCCTactgccgccgccacggcgtcgAGCGCGGGCCCATGCAGTGCCGCAAGCGCTGGGGCAACCTCTCCTGGGACCTCAAGAAGATCGTCGCCTGGGAGAagaacctcgccgccgtcgtctccggcgccggtgacaacgctgtcgccgccggcgaaggcgaaggggaggcgccgccgccgccgcggctcgaGTCGTTCTGGGACAtgcgcggcgagcagcggcgcgcgAGGCAGCTGCCGTCGTCGTTCGACCGGGAGGTCTACGACGCGCTcgtcggcggccacggcgccgcgccgccgtcagaCTTCGGCGAGgacctcgccgacggcgacggcgtggacgccgacgagctgccgccgccgccgctcatggTCATGCCCATATCAGGTCAGAACACCACCCCCACTTGTCCATTTGTATTTTTCTACAAAAAGAATGCGTACATTTGTACACTTCACACTACGTATTGTACGTATTATCTGCGTGTATTTACGGTAGTTGATACGTTTGGCTTGCACTGTCTTGTACGCAGCGAGGAAGTACGTGCCACCTACTGCTTCATCTCAACAGGAATGCTCTGATCCAGGTGTCATTTTGCACGCATTTTTGTCCATCAAATTTTATCATGTTCATAGACCaatcatatactcccttcgtttctaaaatataaacattttctaACTCTGACATGATTTCCAAAATActactttaaccaacaatatatataaaagtaagatattttaaataaaaagtgttgtatattataatagttttTTTACACGacagaatctttttttttactattaattgttaaagttaaaaatgtttaacgCATTACTATATTAAAataatgattatattttaggaaTTTTCAAACTAAAATCCAATTCAAATGGCTCCTTTTAAACTAATCCTATTCATAATTATTGGTGTCTATGTTTCTAGCTACGGTGAGCGCCAAgagaggcggcgcggcgtcaGACAAGAACTCGACGTCGCagcatgacggcggcggcggcggcggcctgaaGGACAGCGAGGCGACgtacggcgccggcgtcggaggggaggagggcacgacaacggcgacggcgacggcgacgacgacgagcatcGGGAGGCAGGTGATCGAGGCCCTGGAGAGAGGGAACCGGATGCTGGGCGACCAGCTGGAGGCGCAGCGCGCGGCGTGGGACGCCGAGAGGGAGCAGAGGGtggcgctcctcgccgccgtcgacaagctcgccggcgccgtctgcCGGATCGCCGATAAGCTCTGACTGAGCAACCGCAAATCCATACGCTTCTACTATACTAGCATGTAAAATACTCTCATTAAAGGTTCAGATCAGGTTACAGATTATACTGTTTCAGTTAACCATGATGAACTGCGTTTCAATGAAATTGTGTGGTTTCTAGGTATGAGCTACTACCTGATTTGAACCCGCACGCAAAATAGAGTGATccattagtacatgattaattaaatattaactaaaatatattttaaaatatattatatatttttaaagtaatttgtaaaatatttttttaaaaaaaacatcttaatagtttggaaagcgtgcgTCCGAACGATGAGAGAGCAGATGTTAGAAGCTGCTAAGGATAAGGGAAGTCTTGAGTCTGAATTTCAGGAGAGGTGATTGTGTCTGAGACTCTGCCATTTTCGATCTTGCTTTCATCCGTGacattgtttttgttgcttctCGACAGACAAGGATCAATCAGGTTGAGTGATCGCTTACATGACATACACTTCGCCTGTACAAATTGATAAACGGTTTCACATCTCCTACGTGAATCTGAGAGCGATGCAAGGCACAAGCACTACCACTGAATTCTGAACTTGACTGAAATTTTCTCATCAGTTCTTGGGCTGACATTGCAGGACAGATATATAATCTGAGATTCTGATTGGTTCGATGCTTGTTGATCAAGCGGCGAGGTTTGGGCACCATCGCGCGTGTCACGGTGATATCCCCATCACTCGATCTTTTGGCATCTTATCTCTTGTTCTTGTCCGTCTTTGAGCCTGGATCTCACTTTTGCTCCTGCATGCTGTTGCTTTTCTCAAAAGGCAGAAGCCCCAATCTTTGGCACCTCCTATGATTAGCATCAGTGCTGTACTGAACTTTCTGATGAAATGCTTTACTCAATTTATCTACCCAGGCCCGGATTTATCATATgtactctttctttttcttttttgttttttaaacaaAGCCAGAATCACTGTCTTGTTTCATTGATAAAGAAGAGATACATATCGATC
Proteins encoded in this window:
- the LOC127784374 gene encoding histone-lysine N-methyltransferase, H3 lysine-9 specific SUVH4, with amino-acid sequence MEVMDSVAVMEVSPVPKPPLEAALALRRSVRCSNRTRRPTYVEQEEPKESAGRRRGGKRKREEEKKEPVAQHAMKPVRMGDAASERKPSSEGKPMPAIAAEPVSCAGFARPAAEDDVLGNGKSAKLRVKETLRAFTSHYLHLVQEEQKRAQAVLQEGQKRPSKRPDLKAITKMQESNAVLYPEKIIGELPGVDVGDQFYSRAEMVVLGIHSHWLNGIDYMGMKYQGKEEYANLTFPLATCIVMSGIYEDDLDKADEIIYTGQGGNDLLGNHRQIGSQQLQRGNLALKNSKDNGNPIRVIRGHISKNSYTGKVYTYDGLYKVVDDWVQNGVQGHVVFKYKLKRLEGQPSLTTSEVRFTRAEAPTTISELPGLVCDDISGGQENLPIPATNLVDDPPVPPTGFVYSKSLKIPKGIKIPSYCNGCDCEGDCANNKNCSCAQRNGSDLPYVSHKNIGRLVEPKAIVFECGANCSCNNNCVNRTSQKGLQYRLEVFKTASKGWGVRTWDTILPGAPICEYTGVLRRTEEVDGLLQNNYIFDIDCLQTMKGLDGREKRAGSDMHLPSLHAENDSDPPAPEYCIDAGSIGNFARFINHSCEPNLFVQCVLSSHNDVKLAKVTLFAADTILPLQELSYDYGYVLDSVVGPDGNIVKLPCFCGAPYCRKRLY
- the LOC127784384 gene encoding trihelix transcription factor ASR3-like; protein product: MSGAANATSPAAGAGTPRSRLPRWTRHETLVLLQARRAMEHRGRRSPQPVRLKWAAVSAYCRRHGVERGPMQCRKRWGNLSWDLKKIVAWEKNLAAVVSGAGDNAVAAGEGEGEAPPPPRLESFWDMRGEQRRARQLPSSFDREVYDALVGGHGAAPPSDFGEDLADGDGVDADELPPPPLMVMPISARKYVPPTASSQQECSDPATVSAKRGGAASDKNSTSQHDGGGGGGLKDSEATYGAGVGGEEGTTTATATATTTSIGRQVIEALERGNRMLGDQLEAQRAAWDAEREQRVALLAAVDKLAGAVCRIADKL